One Niabella beijingensis DNA window includes the following coding sequences:
- a CDS encoding sialidase family protein, with product MLRFLLFAVLLIQGAPGFSQGNLSVQRNFIVPVIKERSYTSLIKVAVTPGEDGNASFLKQVVLEIGAATRLEMLDSVKVYCNTDSNYLTAEKAPHAELFGVAAVTRAKRRSILINGNFRMAKGTHYIWVGLSLKPSAIVGDKIGLRVSSVLINNKKLKAASSRFGMFRIAGALRQMMQDNVHTSRIPGLATAKNGDLLAIYDARYQSKRDLQGDIDIGLSRSTDKGNSWLPMQRVLDMGEWGGLPQKFNGVSDPCILVDEKTGTVFIAGLWMHGVLDEKGRWIEGLKDSSTNWNHQWRARGSQPGFGVKQTAQFLLIKSTDNGKTWSDPVNLTKMCKKETWWLWAPAPGRGFTMNDGTLVFPTQGRDAAGKAFSTITYSKDGGNTWVTGNPASGSSTTECAAVQLSDGAVMLNMRTNANKGITGAGNGRAVAVTQDLGNTWTTHKTSRNALPEPVCMASLYKHTYQTKKGDKKSMLLFVNPNSKTKRNHITLKVSDDDGNSWPPEKFIELDEFSGSGYSCITSADNETIGIVYEGSQAQLVFEKINIREITK from the coding sequence ATGCTCAGATTTTTACTTTTTGCCGTGTTATTGATTCAGGGTGCTCCGGGCTTCAGCCAGGGTAACCTGTCTGTACAACGAAATTTTATAGTTCCGGTAATAAAGGAAAGATCTTACACCAGCCTTATAAAAGTAGCGGTTACCCCTGGCGAAGACGGGAATGCGTCGTTCCTGAAGCAGGTCGTTCTGGAAATCGGTGCGGCAACCCGGCTGGAAATGCTTGATTCCGTGAAGGTCTATTGCAATACGGATAGTAATTACCTGACTGCAGAAAAAGCACCGCATGCGGAACTGTTCGGCGTTGCTGCCGTTACCCGGGCCAAAAGACGTTCGATCCTTATAAATGGAAACTTCCGCATGGCAAAGGGGACCCATTATATCTGGGTAGGGCTTTCCTTAAAGCCGTCTGCAATAGTGGGCGATAAAATAGGACTACGTGTTTCCTCGGTTTTGATCAATAACAAAAAGTTGAAAGCTGCTTCCTCCCGGTTTGGTATGTTCCGGATAGCCGGTGCCCTTCGTCAGATGATGCAGGATAACGTACATACTTCCCGCATACCTGGTCTGGCTACAGCAAAGAACGGCGACCTGCTTGCCATATATGATGCCCGCTATCAGTCGAAGCGGGACTTACAGGGCGATATTGATATCGGGTTAAGCAGGAGTACGGACAAGGGCAATTCCTGGTTGCCCATGCAACGGGTACTGGATATGGGTGAATGGGGAGGACTGCCCCAGAAGTTCAACGGCGTCTCCGATCCCTGCATACTGGTTGATGAAAAGACCGGGACCGTATTTATAGCCGGCCTATGGATGCACGGAGTGCTGGATGAAAAGGGCCGGTGGATCGAAGGATTAAAAGACAGCAGCACGAACTGGAACCATCAATGGAGGGCGAGGGGGTCGCAGCCGGGCTTTGGTGTAAAGCAGACGGCTCAGTTCCTGTTGATAAAAAGCACTGATAATGGAAAGACCTGGTCGGACCCTGTCAATTTAACAAAGATGTGTAAAAAAGAAACCTGGTGGCTTTGGGCGCCGGCACCTGGGCGTGGCTTCACCATGAATGACGGGACACTTGTTTTTCCGACACAGGGAAGGGATGCTGCTGGAAAAGCATTCTCAACTATTACATATAGTAAAGACGGCGGCAATACCTGGGTTACGGGCAACCCGGCCTCAGGAAGCAGCACTACAGAATGTGCAGCAGTCCAGTTGTCCGACGGAGCGGTTATGCTGAACATGCGCACCAATGCCAATAAAGGCATAACGGGTGCGGGCAACGGGCGGGCAGTAGCCGTTACTCAGGATCTCGGAAACACCTGGACCACCCATAAAACATCCCGGAACGCCCTTCCGGAGCCGGTTTGCATGGCCAGTCTTTACAAACATACCTATCAGACAAAGAAGGGGGACAAAAAAAGTATGCTGCTGTTTGTAAATCCAAATTCCAAAACCAAACGCAATCATATAACATTAAAAGTAAGCGATGATGACGGGAATTCCTGGCCTCCTGAAAAATTTATAGAGCTGGATGAATTTAGCGGAAGCGGATATTCCTGTATCACTTCAGCAGACAATGAAACGATCGGCATCGTTTATGAAGG
- a CDS encoding FadR/GntR family transcriptional regulator: protein MATELTPINKKSMAEHVEFSLQKYLRENNFKIGDALPTELELANRLGVSRNVVREALSKFKMMGIIESKKKVGMVVSNPDFVGTMEKLLHPTIMDDSTLQDLFELRLVLEMGIAELLFARITRQDIKELEEIVEKEEKTTEKGPFRIKNEIAFHGKLYDITGNTTLRKFQLLLLPVFEYVIKLEGDQLISGAVNHKGLIQILKKGTIEDFKKGMVSHLQPHFDRIKK from the coding sequence ATGGCTACAGAACTTACTCCGATCAACAAAAAATCGATGGCTGAACACGTGGAATTCAGCCTGCAAAAATACCTGAGAGAAAATAATTTTAAGATTGGAGATGCATTGCCAACAGAGCTGGAGCTGGCCAACCGGCTTGGAGTAAGCAGGAATGTGGTACGGGAGGCGCTGAGCAAATTCAAGATGATGGGCATCATTGAGAGCAAGAAGAAGGTAGGAATGGTGGTATCCAATCCGGACTTTGTGGGAACCATGGAGAAACTGCTGCATCCGACCATAATGGACGACAGCACCTTGCAGGACCTGTTTGAACTGCGGCTGGTACTGGAGATGGGCATTGCAGAACTGTTATTTGCCCGCATTACCCGTCAGGATATAAAAGAGTTGGAAGAAATTGTTGAAAAAGAAGAAAAGACAACAGAGAAGGGACCTTTCCGGATCAAAAATGAGATCGCTTTTCACGGTAAGCTTTATGATATTACCGGGAATACCACGCTCCGGAAGTTTCAGCTGCTGCTGTTGCCTGTTTTTGAATATGTGATAAAGCTGGAAGGGGATCAGCTCATATCAGGTGCCGTAAACCACAAAGGATTGATCCAGATCTTAAAGAAGGGAACAATAGAAGATTTTAAAAAAGGGATGGTCAGCCACCTGCAGCCTCACTTCGACCGGATCAAGAAATAA